A genomic stretch from Bacteroidota bacterium includes:
- a CDS encoding glycosyltransferase family 4 protein, which produces MYAHKSILFVNQHYYPDIAATGQKLTDLAEYLAASGHHVNVICSQGRYMAGALDVPREEVRNGVRIHRTKTISRGRGSTLTRLIDYASFYLRVFFYILFARRYDYIVYLTTPPLLSVLGGVMYKLRGQQYGIWSMDLHPDAEEVLGMLRPAGFASRMLHGLNDFGYRNAEFVVDLGAYMKQRILRKGVLDERLHTIPLWDKVEEFIPVSKEENPLVKELRLEDKFVIMYSGNAGLAHQFDELLLTMEQLKDHPRFFFLFVGSGAQRAHIESFALNKNIRNYMYLDYFPREQLRFSLALADIHLLTLKSEMVGVAVPSKLYSIMASGKPVLMIGPEASDSGEIILQEDAGMVIDPVRHVDKTAEVIAQTLHFLEERQDRCWQLGLNGRRAFTEHYTQNAGCNAWHRLLEEINQEALTYAQ; this is translated from the coding sequence ATGTACGCCCACAAATCCATTCTTTTTGTTAATCAGCATTACTATCCAGACATTGCCGCTACCGGGCAAAAGCTAACCGACCTTGCTGAATATCTCGCAGCTTCCGGACATCATGTAAATGTGATCTGCAGTCAGGGACGCTACATGGCTGGCGCCCTCGATGTGCCACGTGAAGAAGTGCGCAATGGTGTGCGGATTCATCGGACAAAAACAATCAGCCGGGGGCGTGGATCTACACTGACGAGGTTGATTGACTACGCTTCTTTTTATCTCCGGGTATTTTTCTACATCTTGTTTGCCCGCAGGTACGACTATATCGTCTATTTAACAACGCCGCCATTGCTGTCCGTTTTAGGTGGGGTTATGTACAAGCTGCGGGGGCAACAATATGGCATCTGGTCGATGGATTTGCATCCGGATGCAGAAGAAGTACTGGGTATGTTACGGCCGGCCGGGTTTGCTTCCAGAATGCTGCACGGCCTCAACGATTTTGGGTATCGCAATGCTGAATTTGTAGTCGATTTGGGCGCCTACATGAAACAGCGCATCCTTAGAAAAGGTGTGCTGGACGAGCGGCTACACACCATTCCTTTATGGGACAAAGTTGAAGAATTTATTCCGGTGTCAAAAGAGGAGAATCCGCTGGTCAAAGAGCTCCGACTGGAAGATAAATTTGTCATCATGTATTCGGGCAATGCCGGCCTTGCGCATCAGTTTGATGAGTTGCTCCTCACGATGGAGCAATTGAAAGATCACCCCAGGTTCTTTTTTCTGTTTGTTGGCAGTGGCGCACAACGTGCCCACATTGAGTCGTTTGCGCTGAACAAGAACATCCGGAATTACATGTACCTGGACTATTTCCCGAGGGAGCAACTACGGTTCTCGCTTGCCCTGGCAGATATTCACTTGCTAACACTGAAAAGCGAGATGGTTGGTGTTGCTGTACCAAGCAAATTGTACAGCATCATGGCGTCGGGAAAACCGGTGCTTATGATCGGGCCGGAAGCTTCTGATTCAGGTGAAATTATTTTGCAGGAAGACGCCGGCATGGTCATCGATCCTGTGCGGCATGTCGACAAAACCGCTGAGGTAATTGCCCAGACCCTGCATTTCCTGGAAGAACGACAGGATCGTTGCTGGCAACTCGGCTTGAACGGCCGCCGCGCATTTACCGAGCATTACACCCAAAACGCAGGGTGCAATGCATGGCATCGGTTACTGGAAGAAATTAACCAGGAAGCTCTAACCTACGCGCAATAG
- a CDS encoding O-fucosyltransferase family protein codes for MSFQLKRTWRFTRRQAKEVKNQLLGRYPDRKGLYDLYRAVSPAQRPVSLAGKLFPNQNAKLLVYGLTQRGFFSEINNMINAAIYCMDTDTGFVLDTEAFLYKAEKGWEDYFVRFWETPDRSGSQRTFELHYRSDLKLWNRIRAYPYETVHIPDRGLYNAQVFENKRRITARLYQFQPAVRNHIEAQIEEMKLPAGYAACHIRRGDKVGERKGQPESERIEAADYVDCLLQENPEMPALFVCSDSYASIEEIQQYIEARGLDIAVFTTCAPTAIGHSTELLKEKFDNPYDSVLQLLLDVEICARAQHFAGTYSSNMSRFIALRHADASRCFSLDEAWHVG; via the coding sequence ATGTCATTTCAATTGAAGCGAACCTGGCGATTTACGCGCCGGCAAGCGAAGGAAGTAAAAAACCAACTGCTTGGGCGGTATCCTGATCGTAAAGGATTATACGACCTGTACCGTGCTGTAAGCCCGGCGCAGCGTCCTGTATCATTGGCCGGAAAACTCTTTCCCAATCAGAATGCGAAGCTTCTTGTCTATGGGCTTACGCAACGGGGCTTTTTCTCCGAAATAAACAACATGATCAATGCCGCGATCTATTGTATGGATACAGATACCGGCTTTGTGTTGGATACCGAAGCTTTTCTCTATAAAGCTGAAAAAGGATGGGAAGACTACTTTGTGCGTTTCTGGGAAACGCCTGACCGATCTGGTTCGCAACGAACTTTTGAACTCCACTATCGCAGTGATCTCAAATTGTGGAATCGGATTCGGGCGTATCCATACGAAACCGTTCATATACCCGACCGTGGGTTGTATAACGCACAAGTATTTGAAAACAAGCGCCGGATAACTGCGCGCCTGTATCAATTCCAGCCGGCAGTTCGCAACCATATCGAAGCGCAAATCGAGGAGATGAAACTGCCGGCCGGGTACGCGGCGTGCCACATTCGCAGAGGAGACAAAGTAGGGGAGCGGAAAGGGCAACCGGAATCGGAACGGATAGAAGCCGCTGACTATGTAGATTGCCTTTTGCAAGAGAATCCCGAAATGCCAGCGCTCTTTGTTTGCTCTGATTCATACGCCTCAATCGAGGAAATACAGCAGTATATCGAAGCAAGAGGACTTGACATCGCGGTATTTACAACCTGTGCGCCTACAGCAATTGGACATTCTACAGAACTGTTGAAAGAGAAATTCGACAATCCTTATGACTCGGTGTTGCAGTTGTTGCTGGATGTAGAAATCTGTGCACGAGCGCAACACTTTGCCGGCACCTATTCCTCAAACATGTCCCGGTTCATCGCCTTGCGGCATGCAGATGCTTCCCGATGTTTTAGTTTGGACGAAGCCTGGCATGTAGGCTAA
- a CDS encoding dockerin type I repeat-containing protein encodes MAFRHVLAPVVWMLFVLLGAGAVHAQIPQDHDYQVTLRTYLETLTEADFEVTLEPVVYEDSFFTSMDQLHATWILLEDFGRQSTLDMTGVRVDASYFVLSSIEQNGEVYMRAGRNSGFLDPVNTAWWATWDYAGNPYFDSRAVKLRAFVASAVDMMMTDHELEGSIVNQRSDYVGGYLAKYGYAYYVAKDLLDVEVQEAYETGLLKFFERLESYQPYGSGGADMEAFQLPALWYTAEAIDSDDLRFRARERTLDVLQEIMRGDGHYHEHGNDGLDLSYEGILHHFLAWAALLYDDPEIDQFVDKSARLKAYQTLPEPSGHFFSPSHFNTGTAKGEANDQWHSYQRDHAMAMLSEEARYLIWTGRTLPAWYEQGVPSETVMRTQIAQSIIKRNDDTEATSIWAWMEPSANTPGVWRAEHWLRGLAAAAILYKPGFYAELEALEASNAPATKPPFLREENFIEEFGDTFVIARFDTYGAIIHTGSTVSQWGNGVPGLSGGSLSAFWTESTGSVIMGRSRGTQNADADEWSGDRGWDTWAVHAISGVNASGQPFSSARNRIPEVETTITGNEAATITVSGAIGQHDNGLSAPDQAIVGDVAYERVFSLKPSGLTVTSTLTSDESDQVTALWEMIPLFLVDTVQDEADASISLYVDGAWVPATDAVQEGVTAIRTTRFDESVKITFERPRRVKLSSTIWEASSVSSRIQNVMVDLLEQEGPAALPATASVTYAIRPADVYAVGDTSGDGLISAYDAAAILQHLINYQTLEPAGTVAADVSGDGTITAFDASLILQYIVGLVACMPAADGCQ; translated from the coding sequence ATGGCTTTTCGTCACGTTTTGGCACCTGTTGTATGGATGTTGTTTGTCCTGTTAGGTGCTGGCGCAGTGCACGCCCAAATTCCCCAGGATCATGATTATCAGGTTACCCTACGGACGTACCTGGAGACTTTGACCGAAGCTGATTTTGAAGTAACACTGGAGCCTGTCGTGTATGAGGACAGCTTCTTTACTTCGATGGACCAGCTACATGCTACCTGGATTCTATTGGAAGATTTTGGTCGCCAGTCGACGCTCGATATGACCGGTGTACGGGTTGATGCGTCTTATTTTGTGCTGTCGTCCATTGAGCAGAACGGGGAGGTGTATATGCGTGCCGGCAGGAATAGCGGCTTTCTTGATCCCGTTAATACTGCGTGGTGGGCCACGTGGGATTATGCCGGTAACCCCTATTTTGATAGCCGGGCTGTGAAGCTCCGCGCCTTTGTTGCGTCGGCTGTTGACATGATGATGACAGACCACGAACTCGAGGGCAGCATTGTTAACCAGCGTAGCGATTATGTCGGCGGATATCTGGCAAAATATGGGTACGCTTACTATGTCGCGAAAGACCTGCTGGATGTAGAGGTGCAGGAGGCCTATGAAACCGGCTTGCTCAAGTTTTTTGAACGCCTCGAATCTTACCAGCCTTATGGGTCGGGTGGGGCAGACATGGAAGCATTTCAACTGCCGGCACTCTGGTACACTGCAGAGGCAATAGACTCAGACGATCTTCGGTTTCGTGCGCGCGAACGGACCCTGGATGTACTGCAAGAAATTATGCGCGGTGACGGCCATTACCACGAACACGGCAATGATGGCCTCGACCTGAGCTATGAAGGCATTTTACATCATTTTCTTGCATGGGCAGCTTTGTTATACGATGATCCTGAAATTGATCAGTTTGTTGATAAGAGCGCGCGGTTAAAAGCGTATCAGACGCTGCCAGAGCCAAGCGGCCATTTTTTCAGTCCATCACACTTTAACACGGGTACCGCGAAAGGAGAGGCCAATGATCAATGGCATTCGTACCAGCGAGATCACGCGATGGCCATGTTGTCTGAAGAGGCGCGTTACCTGATTTGGACAGGCCGTACATTGCCGGCCTGGTATGAGCAGGGGGTGCCTTCTGAAACAGTTATGCGCACCCAGATTGCCCAATCAATCATCAAGCGTAACGATGACACGGAGGCAACAAGCATCTGGGCATGGATGGAGCCTTCTGCCAATACACCAGGCGTTTGGCGCGCGGAGCACTGGTTGCGGGGCCTTGCGGCGGCAGCAATTTTATACAAGCCGGGGTTTTATGCAGAACTTGAGGCGCTGGAGGCCAGCAATGCGCCGGCTACAAAACCGCCCTTCCTGCGCGAAGAAAACTTTATCGAGGAGTTTGGTGATACATTTGTAATTGCACGCTTTGATACCTACGGCGCGATTATCCATACGGGTTCTACCGTGTCTCAGTGGGGAAATGGAGTGCCAGGTTTGTCCGGTGGCAGTCTGTCCGCATTCTGGACAGAATCGACAGGCTCCGTAATTATGGGCCGCTCGCGAGGCACACAAAATGCCGATGCTGATGAATGGAGTGGCGATCGGGGATGGGATACCTGGGCCGTACATGCCATTTCCGGCGTTAATGCCAGCGGACAACCATTCAGCTCAGCGCGCAATAGAATCCCTGAAGTGGAGACAACCATAACGGGCAACGAGGCTGCAACCATAACGGTCTCCGGTGCAATAGGCCAGCACGATAACGGATTGAGCGCGCCAGATCAAGCCATTGTGGGCGACGTGGCATACGAACGGGTTTTCTCGCTCAAGCCATCAGGCCTTACCGTTACCTCTACCCTTACATCCGATGAAAGCGACCAGGTAACCGCGCTGTGGGAAATGATTCCGCTCTTCCTCGTGGACACAGTACAGGATGAAGCAGATGCGTCAATTTCATTGTATGTAGATGGTGCCTGGGTGCCGGCTACGGACGCAGTACAAGAAGGGGTAACAGCCATCAGGACGACCCGTTTTGATGAATCGGTTAAAATCACGTTTGAGCGGCCGCGCCGCGTTAAGCTCTCGTCCACCATCTGGGAGGCCAGTTCAGTTTCTTCCCGGATCCAGAATGTCATGGTGGATCTACTTGAACAAGAGGGCCCTGCTGCCCTGCCGGCAACAGCCTCCGTTACCTACGCCATTCGCCCCGCAGATGTATATGCTGTAGGAGACACCAGTGGTGATGGGCTCATCTCTGCATACGATGCAGCAGCCATTCTTCAACATCTTATCAATTACCAGACCCTCGAACCTGCGGGTACAGTCGCAGCAGACGTCTCAGGAGATGGTACCATTACAGCTTTTGACGCCTCCCTTATCCTTCAATATATCGTTGGCCTGGTAGCCTGTATGCCGGCAGCAGATGGCTGCCAGTAA
- a CDS encoding MraY family glycosyltransferase has product MNFFVLAMGFALAFVSSLILTPLVARFAKHNKWVDLPGGQRTVHIKATPRAGGIAVIFTFLIGIFFLMYSGAGLAMPLGATAHPFSWALLLGAITIALTGLYDDAYGLGFKKKFLFQLVVAYGMYLAGFRVVVPEISFLDSDPYLQAALGLPLTLLWYLGVMNAVNLVDGLDGLASGVSLISFCSLAAIFVLHGDVSLVPVAIAMAGALLGFLVFNFNPASIFLGDTGSLFLGFMVATYALQGTTHTHPVLAVVVMALCIGYPLVDTTLAFVRRFVKGESPFAPDKDHIHHRLVHRKRFSTKGSVVALYLIHGGMAVAAIGLSLVAPAWGLLLIIAAAGFVALILRWLGYLNVQRGIKLIKRRLSDEIGERVPRGSWSGDGAVRSVLEPVANAPKKLRPEKEDERELVMPSFD; this is encoded by the coding sequence ATGAACTTCTTTGTCCTGGCGATGGGCTTTGCCCTGGCCTTTGTTTCATCTTTGATCCTGACGCCCCTGGTTGCCCGGTTTGCAAAACACAACAAGTGGGTGGATTTACCGGGTGGGCAACGTACGGTCCATATCAAGGCGACGCCCCGTGCCGGCGGTATAGCAGTGATCTTTACGTTTTTAATAGGCATCTTCTTTTTAATGTACAGCGGTGCCGGCCTGGCAATGCCGCTTGGTGCAACCGCGCATCCTTTCTCCTGGGCTTTGTTGTTGGGCGCAATCACCATCGCGCTCACGGGGTTGTACGATGATGCTTACGGGCTTGGCTTTAAGAAAAAATTCCTGTTTCAACTGGTTGTTGCGTACGGAATGTATTTGGCCGGCTTCCGGGTGGTTGTCCCTGAAATTTCTTTTCTGGATTCAGATCCTTATCTGCAGGCTGCCTTGGGTTTGCCGCTTACGTTGCTCTGGTATCTCGGGGTGATGAATGCCGTAAACCTTGTCGATGGTCTTGATGGCCTGGCGTCTGGTGTATCATTGATCAGCTTTTGCAGCCTGGCCGCGATCTTTGTATTGCACGGGGATGTCAGCCTTGTGCCGGTAGCGATTGCGATGGCCGGGGCGCTGCTGGGTTTTCTTGTGTTCAATTTTAATCCGGCGTCCATTTTTCTCGGGGATACCGGTAGCCTCTTTTTGGGCTTTATGGTCGCCACGTATGCATTACAAGGGACCACCCATACCCATCCGGTACTCGCTGTAGTGGTTATGGCATTGTGTATTGGGTACCCGCTTGTCGATACAACCCTGGCTTTTGTACGCCGGTTTGTTAAAGGCGAGTCGCCATTTGCCCCGGACAAAGACCACATCCACCACAGGCTTGTACACCGCAAGCGATTCTCAACAAAAGGGAGCGTTGTGGCCTTGTATCTGATTCACGGTGGCATGGCGGTCGCAGCCATTGGACTTTCGTTGGTTGCACCTGCGTGGGGATTGCTCTTGATCATCGCCGCTGCGGGTTTTGTCGCGCTCATTTTGCGCTGGTTGGGGTACCTGAACGTGCAGCGTGGTATCAAACTTATCAAGCGGCGCCTGTCCGATGAAATTGGTGAACGCGTGCCACGTGGCAGTTGGAGTGGAGATGGCGCCGTACGCTCTGTGCTTGAGCCTGTTGCCAATGCGCCAAAAAAATTACGACCCGAAAAAGAGGATGAACGCGAACTGGTTATGCCTTCTTTTGACTAG
- a CDS encoding PqqD family protein — MKWNPVRYWTMFENDKLMMDLNDIVEANNNLMMADLEGEAVLLNIQTGRYFGLNDVGTTVWSLLKTPCTIEDILLHMQGRYEVSADALREDILQFLADMEKRNLIRIVVPANA; from the coding sequence ATGAAGTGGAATCCAGTACGTTACTGGACGATGTTTGAAAACGATAAACTTATGATGGACCTAAACGACATTGTAGAAGCAAACAACAACCTCATGATGGCAGATCTTGAAGGGGAAGCTGTGTTGCTGAACATCCAGACAGGACGCTATTTCGGGTTGAACGATGTAGGCACCACGGTCTGGTCGCTATTAAAAACACCTTGCACCATTGAAGACATTTTGCTGCATATGCAAGGACGCTATGAAGTCTCTGCAGACGCATTGCGGGAAGATATACTTCAATTTCTTGCTGATATGGAAAAGCGGAATCTGATCCGCATTGTGGTCCCGGCAAATGCGTAG
- a CDS encoding lasso peptide biosynthesis B2 protein: protein MRSRIQRLWYFRKSLTGAFVMLALLRIALAVLPYRNVRRAIAASGERFPERRMHLIAYETEMVWAIERVGRYVVGKKPCLPQALALQWFLRRKGIVTSLHIGVKKDDTKGIAAHAWLEKNGRVLIGGSDSPADFERLETVNS, encoded by the coding sequence ATGCGTAGCCGGATACAACGCCTCTGGTATTTCAGGAAATCGCTGACAGGGGCTTTTGTGATGCTTGCTTTACTTCGTATTGCTCTTGCTGTGCTCCCCTATCGCAACGTACGAAGAGCCATAGCAGCATCTGGAGAACGATTTCCCGAGCGACGGATGCATCTGATCGCGTATGAAACAGAGATGGTATGGGCCATCGAGCGGGTAGGTCGGTATGTGGTTGGCAAAAAACCCTGCCTGCCGCAGGCCCTGGCCCTTCAGTGGTTTTTACGGCGTAAAGGCATCGTCACGAGCCTGCATATCGGGGTTAAAAAAGACGATACAAAAGGCATTGCAGCCCACGCATGGCTGGAGAAGAACGGACGGGTGCTTATCGGTGGCTCGGATTCTCCGGCAGATTTTGAACGATTGGAAACAGTCAACTCTTAA
- a CDS encoding lasso peptide isopeptide bond-forming cyclase: MSAIVGILQQDGQPVEASRFEKMHDVLTHRGPDGEGVWYGPAVALGHQMLHTTEESLRAVLPLANGDTSVVLTADARIDNRGELLADLQLPPTVTDEEIILHAYRRWGATCPVHLIGAYAFAIWDAARQRLFCARDHYGLKPFYYCHVPGQFFAFASELKALLEHPEVPRILNEMAVAEHLLAPVDVDTTITFYKDIARLAPAHSLVVTREEVKQQRYWHLDPEREIRYGSDEEYAEELRRLFAQAVACRTRSAFPVGSMLSGGLDSSSIVSVAAETASKEAPLYTYSAVFNKMQQSDERPYINMVLDKYGERLTPRMVAADQLSPLQHYADMLWHQDSAIQAGNLYFFWNLYQQARTDGVRVILDGFDGDTTLSHGIGYLHELARARKWKTLVHEVRSHAKNWGQPWKGVAWQWFREYEVAPIVRKWPAVLNARSIAKEAVRQLPRRKAPATAALNWTHMLDTTFAAGIRDNIRPQRPMARTEREEHCYLLGRPVMHRIIEVWEASAAAAGLELRLPFCDRRLLEFCLALPANQKRRDGWSRVVMRHAMDGVLPRGIQWRADKGNLGPSFDHGLLVKAKEELQQMMDGDTGAISRFVDLDMLHKTHPEFKQESMDNYTVYHWRALSLALWLQYTGL; this comes from the coding sequence ATGAGCGCAATTGTAGGGATCTTGCAGCAGGATGGACAGCCTGTGGAAGCAAGCCGCTTTGAGAAAATGCACGATGTACTTACCCACCGCGGCCCTGATGGGGAGGGTGTGTGGTATGGACCGGCGGTTGCTCTGGGCCACCAAATGCTGCATACAACAGAAGAGTCACTACGCGCAGTTTTGCCTTTGGCAAACGGTGATACGTCCGTCGTGCTGACAGCAGATGCCCGGATCGACAACCGCGGCGAGTTATTGGCTGATCTTCAACTTCCGCCAACGGTAACTGACGAAGAAATCATCTTGCACGCGTACCGGCGATGGGGGGCAACGTGTCCAGTACATCTCATTGGGGCCTACGCTTTTGCCATTTGGGATGCCGCCCGGCAACGCCTTTTTTGTGCACGCGATCATTATGGATTAAAGCCCTTTTACTATTGCCATGTGCCCGGACAGTTTTTTGCGTTTGCATCCGAATTGAAGGCATTGCTCGAGCATCCTGAAGTGCCGCGTATCCTGAATGAGATGGCCGTAGCTGAGCATCTGCTGGCGCCCGTAGACGTTGATACAACCATCACATTCTATAAAGACATTGCCAGACTGGCGCCGGCGCATAGCCTGGTTGTAACCCGCGAGGAAGTAAAGCAGCAACGGTACTGGCACCTCGATCCGGAACGGGAAATCCGCTACGGCAGCGACGAAGAATATGCAGAAGAATTGCGCCGGCTCTTTGCGCAAGCTGTGGCTTGCCGAACCCGCAGCGCATTCCCCGTAGGGTCGATGTTAAGCGGAGGGCTTGACTCCTCTTCGATTGTTTCTGTTGCCGCCGAAACAGCCAGTAAGGAGGCGCCACTGTATACGTATTCCGCTGTGTTCAACAAAATGCAGCAGAGCGACGAGCGGCCCTATATCAACATGGTGTTGGATAAGTATGGGGAGCGCCTTACCCCACGCATGGTTGCCGCAGACCAACTGAGTCCGTTGCAGCACTATGCGGATATGCTTTGGCATCAGGACAGCGCCATTCAGGCCGGCAATCTTTACTTCTTCTGGAATCTTTACCAGCAGGCACGCACGGACGGTGTACGTGTAATTCTAGACGGATTTGATGGGGATACTACGCTGTCGCATGGCATCGGATATCTCCATGAATTGGCGCGGGCGCGGAAATGGAAAACCCTGGTGCATGAAGTACGCAGCCACGCTAAAAACTGGGGCCAACCCTGGAAAGGGGTTGCCTGGCAGTGGTTCAGGGAATACGAAGTGGCGCCTATTGTGCGCAAGTGGCCAGCTGTTTTGAATGCCCGCAGTATTGCAAAGGAGGCCGTGCGACAGTTACCGCGACGCAAAGCGCCGGCAACAGCTGCACTCAACTGGACGCACATGCTTGATACAACTTTTGCAGCAGGCATACGCGATAACATTCGCCCACAGCGCCCCATGGCCCGCACGGAACGGGAAGAGCATTGTTACTTGCTTGGCCGGCCCGTTATGCATCGAATTATAGAAGTTTGGGAAGCCTCAGCAGCGGCCGCCGGCCTGGAGTTGCGGTTACCCTTTTGTGATCGCAGGTTGCTTGAGTTTTGTCTTGCACTACCTGCAAATCAAAAAAGACGTGATGGATGGTCACGCGTGGTGATGCGCCATGCGATGGATGGGGTTTTGCCACGGGGAATCCAGTGGCGCGCCGACAAAGGCAACCTGGGCCCCAGCTTTGATCACGGTCTTCTTGTAAAAGCCAAAGAAGAGTTGCAACAAATGATGGACGGGGATACCGGCGCTATCAGCCGATTTGTAGATCTGGACATGTTGCACAAAACGCATCCAGAGTTTAAACAGGAGAGCATGGATAATTACACGGTATACCACTGGCGAGCTTTATCCTTGGCCTTGTGGTTGCAGTATACCGGTTTGTAA
- a CDS encoding lasso RiPP family leader peptide-containing protein encodes MNKQDKKQYQAPVVIDYGDVAELTQNSNNNNSDGQGNSTGCQSPFCSNG; translated from the coding sequence ATGAATAAACAAGATAAGAAGCAGTATCAGGCGCCTGTCGTAATTGATTACGGCGATGTCGCTGAACTGACTCAGAACTCAAACAACAACAATAGCGACGGACAGGGAAACAGCACAGGCTGCCAGTCTCCTTTCTGCAGCAATGGTTGA
- a CDS encoding ABC transporter ATP-binding protein, whose amino-acid sequence MPTLNKTTLMKRWKLFTRAIHLIWEATGRWTLVWAGLLVLQGLLPALTVYLSKILVDQLALVMGASDTSAALWSMATPLAWLGGVLLLAQLLQGAISWVRAAQAELLQDHIKAKVHEQAARVDLEFYESPAYYDEMERANSQADKDSLALLESLGQIIQHSITLFAIAALIIPYGAWLPLALLVSTLPALWVVIRHNLLHHAWWKDTTEKRRRTQYYDWILTNRFYAYEVRIFKLSAHFRERFNALRTTLRKAQLALMKKQSIAQAGAGSSAFIVTGAVMGWMMVRAIQGRATLGDLALFYQAFQKGQSLMRTLLQGIGRVYTSMLFLEHLFNFLDIKPVMQVTEAKAALPAAPYTIDIEAVDFRYPGSDQLALENFNLHIPAGQTVAILGPNGAGKSTLIKMLCRFYDPEKGSIKINDVDIRDVSHQALLQEVTVLFQYWVNYAGTLAETIALGAIDGGMDEARVRVAAAASGVDSMLPDLPAGYDTLLDKRFSGGVDLSGGQWQRVALARAFYREAPILLLDEPTSAMDPWAETRWLDQFFELARERTTLVVTHRLSTAMRADKIYVMDRGNVIESGTHNELLRFGGMYAQSWFDKMRTSAEEGDSKLSDKKRSSRRRTRAGKGTLPRTTS is encoded by the coding sequence ATGCCTACGCTGAACAAAACCACGCTCATGAAGCGGTGGAAGCTGTTTACACGCGCAATACATCTTATCTGGGAAGCCACTGGCCGATGGACCCTTGTGTGGGCCGGCCTGCTTGTGTTACAAGGATTGCTGCCAGCGCTAACCGTTTATCTGTCCAAAATCCTGGTAGACCAGCTTGCGCTCGTCATGGGTGCATCAGATACCTCTGCTGCACTCTGGAGCATGGCTACGCCATTGGCCTGGCTCGGCGGGGTGTTACTGCTTGCGCAACTGCTTCAAGGTGCAATCTCATGGGTCCGTGCGGCGCAAGCGGAGCTATTGCAAGACCACATTAAGGCGAAGGTACATGAACAGGCTGCGCGGGTTGATCTGGAGTTTTATGAGTCGCCGGCGTACTACGATGAAATGGAACGCGCTAACAGCCAGGCAGACAAAGACTCGCTTGCGCTTTTGGAAAGCCTCGGGCAAATCATTCAACACAGCATTACCCTGTTTGCGATTGCCGCGCTCATCATCCCTTATGGCGCCTGGTTGCCTCTGGCGCTGTTGGTGAGTACGTTGCCGGCGCTATGGGTTGTAATCCGACATAACCTGTTGCACCACGCCTGGTGGAAAGATACAACAGAAAAGCGCCGCAGAACCCAGTATTACGACTGGATCCTTACAAATCGTTTCTACGCTTACGAGGTCCGCATCTTCAAGTTGAGTGCCCATTTTCGGGAGCGATTTAATGCCTTGCGTACCACGTTACGCAAGGCTCAGCTTGCCCTGATGAAAAAACAGAGCATCGCCCAGGCAGGCGCCGGCAGTTCTGCTTTTATTGTGACGGGAGCTGTCATGGGATGGATGATGGTGCGTGCAATACAGGGCCGGGCAACGCTGGGTGATCTTGCACTCTTTTATCAGGCTTTCCAGAAAGGACAGTCGCTGATGCGGACATTACTCCAGGGTATCGGGCGCGTATACACCAGTATGCTGTTTCTCGAACATCTATTCAATTTTCTGGATATCAAACCCGTCATGCAGGTGACTGAGGCCAAAGCGGCTCTACCTGCTGCACCGTATACCATCGATATTGAAGCGGTTGATTTTCGCTATCCGGGCAGCGATCAACTGGCACTGGAGAATTTTAACCTGCATATTCCTGCCGGACAGACGGTAGCGATACTAGGCCCTAACGGCGCCGGCAAAAGTACATTGATCAAAATGTTATGCCGGTTTTATGACCCGGAAAAAGGTAGCATCAAAATAAATGATGTGGACATCCGCGACGTATCACACCAGGCTTTGCTGCAAGAGGTGACCGTGCTCTTTCAATACTGGGTCAACTACGCCGGGACGCTTGCTGAAACCATTGCACTTGGTGCCATAGACGGCGGTATGGATGAGGCACGCGTCAGGGTTGCAGCTGCAGCGAGTGGCGTTGACAGCATGCTCCCTGATCTGCCGGCAGGATACGATACCCTGCTCGATAAACGGTTTAGCGGTGGTGTTGACCTTAGTGGTGGGCAGTGGCAACGCGTAGCGCTGGCCCGTGCGTTTTATCGCGAAGCTCCAATTTTACTACTCGATGAGCCCACAAGCGCCATGGATCCGTGGGCGGAGACGCGCTGGCTAGATCAGTTCTTTGAGTTGGCCCGCGAGCGAACCACGCTGGTTGTTACACATCGGCTAAGTACAGCCATGCGGGCAGACAAAATTTATGTCATGGATCGCGGCAACGTTATCGAATCAGGTACACACAATGAGTTGTTGCGCTTTGGCGGTATGTATGCGCAGTCGTGGTTTGATAAGATGCGGACCAGTGCAGAGGAGGGAGATAGCAAGTTGTCTGATAAGAAACGCAGCAGCCGGCGGCGGACTCGGGCAGGCAAAGGCACCTTGCCCCGAACAACATCCTGA